The DNA sequence AATTATGATAATTCATTCTTAGCATTACGCATGGGAAGGTTGGTATTGTTTAACAATCGTAATATCAATTTGTAATAATGTGATTAGAATGACCGATATAGGTTCCCGATAAGGTCTAGTGACTAAAGTTGCCAGATCCTTACATTTGTCGGTAATATTGCCTTATGATGCTAATCCGTGCCACAAGAGAGTTTCTCAAAATGTCTTTACCATCCCTACTGTTTGCCCTCATCCTGGGTGCCCTCACCACCGCCGCCGGAGCGGCCACTGCTACTATGACAGACACTTCACCCCGCGTACATCTTCAGACCACCGAGGGTACTATCGTCCTGGCCTTGGATGCCAGCAAAGCACCAAAAAGCGTAGAGAATTTCCTGGCCTACGTTCGTGCTGGTCACTACAACGAGACCATCTTCCACAGGATAATCAAGAACTTCATGATCCAAGGCGGTGGTTATCGGACTAACTACGAGCAGAAACCGAC is a window from the Gammaproteobacteria bacterium genome containing:
- the ppiA gene encoding peptidyl-prolyl cis-trans isomerase A; the encoded protein is MMLIRATREFLKMSLPSLLFALILGALTTAAGAATATMTDTSPRVHLQTTEGTIVLALDASKAPKSVENFLAYVRAGHYNETIFHRIIKNFMIQGGGYRTNYEQKPTLPPIQNEAGNGLRNDRGTIAMARTSDPHSATAQFFINVVDNNFLNKSSKDWGYAVFGKVVEGMDVVDKIRALPTGADGPFPSDVPKTPVVIEKATVEGE